In Excalfactoria chinensis isolate bCotChi1 chromosome 20, bCotChi1.hap2, whole genome shotgun sequence, a genomic segment contains:
- the LOC140261257 gene encoding uncharacterized protein: protein MGDEAQLPSGSPALQKPPYTYAALIAMAIRASPEQRLPLSGIYSYVAGRFPYYRRGSKGWQNSIRHNLSLNPCFLRLPRRSGAPHRGGEWALDPAFQDAFPGGDHRRRRRSNLPPPPPLPGCPCGALPALPRGCRCPELPTWSAPCCPGAQQALLTWSPSCFSGCQRAPPAWSLPCCPESPQALPAWSPMPSPALPVGSSASPPLQPDWPLLSVAAAAQCPPEPGSRHPLAANRAPVMP from the coding sequence ATGGGGGACGAGGCGCAGCTCCCCTCGGGCAGCCCGGCCCTGCAGAAGCCGCCTTACACCTACGCGGCTCTCATCGCCATGGCCATCCGGGCCAGCCCCGAGCAGCGCCTGCCGCTTAGCGGAATCTACAGCTACGTCGCGGGCCGCTTTCCCTATTACCGCCGCGGCTCGAAGGGCTGGCAGAACAGCATCCGCCACAACCTCAGCCTCAACCCCTGCTTCCTCCGCCTGCCCCGCCGCTCGGGCGCTCCGCACCGCGGCGGCGAATGGGCTCTGGATCCCGCCTTCCAGGACGCGTTCCCGGGGGGCGAtcaccgccgccgccgccgctcgaacctccctccgccgccgcctctCCCCGGTTGCCCGTGCGGTGCCCTCCCCGCGCTGCCCCGCGGCTGCCGCTGCCCCGAGTTGCCCACCTGGAGCGCACCCTGCTGCCCGGGGGCCCAACAAGCGCTGCTCACCTGGAGCCCGTCCTGTTTCTCGGGCTGCCAACGAGCGCCGCCCGCCTGgagcctgccctgctgcccgGAGTCCCCGCAAGCGCTGCCCGCCTGGAGCCCGATGCCATCCCCAGCGCTGCCCGTCGGGAGCTCCGCTTCACCCCCACTGCAGCCAGACTGGCCGCTTCTCAGCGTCGCCGCGGCCGCCCAGTGTCCACCCGAGCCGGGCTCCCGCCACCCTTTGGCCGCCAACAGGGCCCCGGTGATGCCCTGA